The sequence CCCGCGGATTCCGACGATCAGCATCTGGACGCCGATCACGGCCAGGATCAAACCCATCAGGCGGCTGACCACCTTGATCGCGTTCTGGCCGAGGAACCGCACGAGCGTGTCCCCGGCCCAGAAGGCGAGGAGCGTGAGCCCGCACACGCTGCCGAGCGCGGCGAGTACGCGGGTCACCTCCGGCAGGGTCGAACCCGCGGCAAAGTTCATGGCCGTTGCGATCGTCCCCGGGCCGGCGAGGATAGGCAACGCGAGCGGTGTGATCGCGATACCGAGCGCCGAGTCGCGGCTCCGGGCATTGTCGTCGGCGGAAGGGGTGTGCACGCTCGACTCCTGCCCCTGCAGCAGGTGGTAGCCCACGAGCCCGACCAGGATGCCGCCCGCGATGCGAAACGCGGGCAAGGTGATGCCGAAGAGATCGAAGATCTGACGACCGAGCACCGTGAACACCGCCACGATGCCGAACGCCAGCAACACTGCGCGCAGCGCGATGCGGCGACGGGTCGCGGGGTCGACCCCCTCGGTCAAGCCCAGAAACAGGGGCACGTTCGCGATCGGGTTCAAGATCGCGAAGAACGCCATGAAGACGGTCGAAAAATGGACGGCCGGCTCGTTCACGTGCCGATCGAGTCCGCGGCCTCGGGGGCGTCGAGCCAGCCCGAGCAATGTTCGGAAACGGTCGTGTACACCGAGAAGCAGGTGAGCTCTGGGAAGTCCCCCCGCTCGCACATCGCATCGATCCAGTCGTCGACGCTGGGATCGTTGGCCTTCGGCACCTCGAGGCAGAAGGCTTCGGTGGCGCTCGCCGTACCGAGGCAACCCTCGAGCCAGGTGGCCTCACGCGGGAGTTCCCAACTGTCGACCGTGCCCTCCGCTTCCCG comes from Myxococcota bacterium and encodes:
- a CDS encoding MarC family protein; this translates as MNEPAVHFSTVFMAFFAILNPIANVPLFLGLTEGVDPATRRRIALRAVLLAFGIVAVFTVLGRQIFDLFGITLPAFRIAGGILVGLVGYHLLQGQESSVHTPSADDNARSRDSALGIAITPLALPILAGPGTIATAMNFAAGSTLPEVTRVLAALGSVCGLTLLAFWAGDTLVRFLGQNAIKVVSRLMGLILAVIGVQMLIVGIRGAVAAS